A DNA window from Streptomyces bacillaris contains the following coding sequences:
- a CDS encoding DUF2617 family protein, whose amino-acid sequence MLTTLQTAYSDTRAADLAWTLGREPLPALAVLDLRLGGAELQLRLLGASHQVLLQEEQGVCSETVACMPGSSTPLPLGVAKRLGDWEYEFAARVETLTQGQFAGRAQELLALVSDHPHGLAGTFPGSPYAFTAMLAQRIEGQVRWRTWHAYPQEGQLVVTRTRVGVRIPAPAA is encoded by the coding sequence ATGCTCACCACCCTCCAGACGGCCTATTCCGATACCCGCGCCGCCGACCTGGCCTGGACCCTGGGCCGGGAGCCGCTTCCCGCCCTCGCCGTCCTCGACCTCCGGCTCGGTGGCGCCGAACTCCAGTTGAGGCTGCTCGGCGCCTCCCACCAGGTCCTTCTCCAGGAGGAGCAGGGAGTCTGCTCCGAGACCGTCGCCTGTATGCCGGGCAGCAGCACCCCCCTCCCTCTCGGTGTCGCCAAGCGGCTCGGGGACTGGGAGTACGAATTCGCGGCGCGCGTCGAGACCCTCACGCAGGGGCAGTTCGCGGGGCGGGCCCAGGAGTTGCTCGCCCTCGTCAGCGACCACCCGCACGGACTGGCCGGCACCTTCCCCGGCTCCCCGTACGCCTTCACCGCCATGCTCGCCCAGCGCATCGAGGGCCAGGTGCGGTGGCGCACCTGGCACGCGTACCCGCAGGAGGGGCAGTTGGTGGTCACCCGGACCCGGGTGGGGGTGCGCATCCCGGCGCCCGCGGCGTGA
- a CDS encoding polyamine aminopropyltransferase, translating to MIDQQVSLRGGAARLPVRPRTGRFLVLAAVFVCAACGLVYELELVALASYLIGDSVTQASVVLSVMVFAMGVGSLLAKRLRCHAAVGFGLIEAALALIGGSSALVLYASFAWLGESRYPVVGFSLAIGVLIGAEIPLLMTLIQRVDRQDAGGAVADLFAADYVGALVGGLAFPFLLLPMLGQLTGALVTGAVNAAAGGALVLWVFRRDLTPRTRRLLFLVNVSVILVLATATFLVDDFERAARRAVYGDHVRVAVQTGVQEVVLTGTDRDSLDLYLDGRLRVSARDEHRYHEALVHPAMNGPRARVLVLGGGDGLAAREVLRYADVRSVTVVEIDPAVTRLARTDPALAGLNDHVYRDPRITAVGADAFTWLRADRHRYDVVISDLPDPGITASTKLYSAEFYGLIAEALAPRGRLVVHAGPPVARPQTFWTVEASVRAGGLATRPYRIPARPSAHPSVHPSGSTASPDRLGPGGGRAPEEWGFLLAAAAGPVGEPGLGAGAPVPRSLGEEELREGARAADRLRLPGQAPSTLIHPRYWEDA from the coding sequence ATGATCGACCAGCAGGTGTCGCTGCGAGGGGGCGCGGCGCGGCTTCCCGTACGGCCGAGGACCGGCCGGTTCCTCGTCCTCGCCGCCGTCTTCGTCTGCGCGGCCTGCGGTCTCGTGTACGAGCTGGAACTGGTCGCCCTCGCTTCCTACTTGATCGGGGACTCGGTCACCCAGGCCTCCGTGGTGCTCTCCGTGATGGTCTTCGCCATGGGCGTCGGCTCGCTCCTCGCGAAACGTTTGCGCTGCCACGCCGCCGTCGGCTTCGGGCTGATCGAGGCGGCCCTCGCGCTGATCGGCGGCTCCTCGGCGCTCGTGCTCTACGCCTCCTTCGCCTGGCTCGGTGAGTCGCGGTACCCGGTCGTCGGGTTCTCCCTGGCCATCGGGGTGCTCATCGGCGCCGAGATCCCGCTGCTGATGACCCTGATCCAGCGCGTCGACCGGCAGGACGCGGGCGGGGCCGTGGCCGACCTCTTCGCCGCCGACTACGTGGGCGCGCTCGTCGGCGGGCTGGCCTTCCCCTTCCTCCTGCTGCCGATGCTCGGCCAGCTCACCGGCGCGCTCGTCACGGGCGCCGTGAACGCCGCCGCCGGCGGGGCGCTGGTCCTGTGGGTCTTCCGCCGCGACCTCACGCCCCGCACCCGCCGCCTCCTCTTCCTGGTCAACGTCTCGGTGATCCTCGTCCTGGCCACCGCCACGTTCCTGGTCGACGACTTCGAGCGGGCGGCGCGGCGGGCGGTCTACGGGGACCACGTGCGGGTCGCCGTGCAGACCGGGGTGCAGGAGGTCGTCCTCACCGGCACCGACCGGGACTCCCTCGACCTCTACCTGGACGGCCGGCTGCGGGTCAGCGCCCGCGACGAGCACCGCTACCACGAGGCGCTGGTCCACCCCGCGATGAACGGGCCCCGCGCCCGTGTCCTCGTCCTGGGCGGCGGCGACGGGCTCGCCGCCCGCGAGGTGCTCCGGTACGCGGACGTCCGCTCGGTCACCGTCGTCGAGATCGACCCCGCCGTCACCCGGCTGGCCCGCACCGACCCCGCCCTCGCCGGCCTCAACGACCACGTCTACCGCGACCCGCGGATCACCGCCGTCGGCGCGGACGCCTTCACCTGGCTGCGCGCCGACCGCCACCGCTACGACGTGGTGATCTCCGACCTGCCGGACCCGGGCATCACGGCCAGCACGAAGCTGTACTCCGCCGAGTTCTACGGGCTGATCGCCGAGGCCCTGGCGCCCCGGGGGCGTCTCGTGGTCCACGCGGGCCCGCCGGTGGCCCGGCCGCAGACCTTCTGGACGGTGGAGGCCTCGGTACGGGCCGGGGGCCTCGCCACCCGCCCGTACCGCATCCCGGCCCGCCCCTCGGCCCATCCCTCGGTCCACCCTTCCGGCTCCACCGCGAGCCCGGACCGGCTCGGCCCCGGTGGCGGGCGGGCGCCGGAGGAGTGGGGGTTCCTGCTCGCGGCGGCGGCCGGGCCGGTGGGGGAGCCGGGGCTCGGCGCGGGAGCGCCCGTACCGCGCTCGCTGGGGGAGGAGGAGCTGCGGGAGGGGGCGCGGGCGGCGGACCGGCTGCGGCTGCCGGGGCAGGCGCCGTCCACGCTGATCCACCCGCGCTACTGGGAGGACGCGTGA
- a CDS encoding SRPBCC domain-containing protein, whose protein sequence is MEHQVFVPVPVPALRRTLGDPVRVARCVPGIQQDADGSASPLAGRLKFRAGGHTITYRGELKLSGPEAAEGADGDRFTVTGEGVEARGTGVVKLALTVSLTAADGGTTLTYGGTASGDGRLAELEEGAALTAAQRLLDRFTQQLVTETLAVREGEDPAPGSAEDVSAEGLEGDVEPPADGRDGERAGAGAGTGSVAEPGSAVGADEPAEPAESGSDAGTGAGAAESSGPVGVPEPGKPVESSAADEATGTPEGADLPGAAASGGPAGAAESASVFDSPVPPPSLDPVAGVEFTVPDEPPAEAAHARRTMIGRSAEEVDHAPPRGRYAPVPSPDAGGASTTLRWVAPAAVLALASAVVLSRALRRRR, encoded by the coding sequence ATGGAGCATCAGGTGTTCGTTCCGGTCCCGGTCCCGGCCCTGCGGCGCACGCTGGGCGACCCCGTCCGGGTCGCCCGCTGCGTCCCGGGGATCCAGCAGGACGCCGACGGATCGGCCTCGCCGCTGGCGGGCCGGCTGAAGTTCCGGGCCGGCGGCCACACCATCACGTACCGGGGCGAGCTGAAGCTCTCCGGCCCCGAGGCGGCGGAGGGCGCGGACGGCGACCGCTTCACGGTGACCGGGGAGGGCGTGGAGGCCCGGGGGACCGGTGTGGTGAAGCTGGCCCTGACCGTCTCCCTCACGGCGGCGGACGGCGGCACGACCCTCACGTACGGCGGTACGGCGAGCGGTGACGGCCGGCTGGCCGAGCTGGAGGAGGGCGCCGCCCTCACCGCCGCCCAGCGCCTCCTGGACCGCTTCACCCAGCAGCTGGTCACGGAGACCCTGGCCGTACGGGAGGGGGAGGACCCGGCCCCCGGGAGCGCGGAGGACGTCTCGGCCGAGGGGCTCGAAGGAGACGTCGAGCCGCCCGCCGACGGCCGGGACGGCGAGCGGGCCGGTGCCGGTGCCGGTACGGGCTCCGTCGCTGAGCCCGGTTCCGCTGTCGGGGCTGACGAGCCCGCTGAGCCCGCCGAGTCCGGCTCCGATGCCGGTACGGGCGCCGGGGCCGCCGAGTCCTCCGGGCCCGTCGGCGTTCCGGAGCCCGGCAAGCCCGTGGAGTCCTCCGCAGCGGACGAGGCCACGGGCACCCCCGAAGGCGCTGACCTTCCCGGGGCCGCCGCGTCCGGCGGGCCTGCCGGGGCCGCCGAGTCCGCCTCCGTATTCGACTCGCCCGTCCCCCCGCCCTCCCTCGACCCCGTCGCGGGCGTCGAGTTCACCGTCCCCGACGAGCCGCCCGCCGAGGCCGCGCACGCCCGGCGCACCATGATCGGGCGCAGTGCGGAGGAGGTCGACCACGCGCCGCCGCGCGGCCGGTACGCCCCCGTGCCCTCGCCGGACGCGGGCGGGGCGAGCACCACCCTGCGCTGGGTCGCCCCGGCCGCCGTCCTCGCGCTGGCCTCCGCCGTCGTGCTGAGCAGGGCGCTGCGGCGCCGTAGGTGA
- a CDS encoding aldose epimerase family protein, with protein sequence MSSSEENVRLSAGDAELTVHPAHGCRIGSLRIGSTELLRQGERYGCFPMVPWCGRTGYGEFRNGDVTHQLPLNSPPHAIHGTGRDTTWRTAHVEKAQAAFYYDLAEPWPYEGRVTQTFELTEDTLTLALAVETYGTSFPAQAGWHPWFHRSLGGQDARLSFDAGWQEGRGDDHLPTGRRIDPVPGPWDDCFGMPDGVDVTLTWPEQLELTVKSRSEWVVIYDEQDEAICVEPQSGPPNGLNTAPRLVTPIDPLEITTTWSWTRL encoded by the coding sequence GTGAGCAGCAGCGAAGAGAACGTCAGGCTGAGTGCCGGAGACGCCGAGTTGACCGTCCATCCCGCCCACGGCTGCCGGATCGGCAGTCTGCGGATCGGCTCCACCGAGCTGCTGCGCCAGGGCGAGCGGTACGGCTGCTTCCCGATGGTGCCCTGGTGCGGGCGGACCGGGTACGGGGAGTTCCGCAACGGCGACGTCACCCACCAACTGCCCCTGAACTCCCCGCCGCACGCCATCCACGGCACCGGCCGGGACACCACCTGGCGGACCGCCCACGTGGAGAAGGCGCAGGCGGCCTTCTACTACGACCTCGCCGAGCCCTGGCCGTACGAGGGCCGGGTGACCCAGACCTTCGAGCTGACCGAGGACACGCTGACCCTCGCCCTCGCCGTGGAGACGTACGGCACCTCCTTCCCGGCCCAGGCCGGCTGGCACCCCTGGTTCCACCGCAGCCTCGGCGGCCAGGACGCCCGGCTCTCCTTCGACGCCGGCTGGCAGGAGGGGCGGGGGGACGACCACCTGCCGACCGGGCGGCGCATCGACCCCGTACCGGGTCCGTGGGACGACTGCTTCGGGATGCCCGACGGTGTGGACGTGACGCTCACCTGGCCGGAGCAGCTGGAGCTGACGGTGAAGAGCCGCAGCGAGTGGGTCGTGATCTACGACGAGCAGGACGAGGCGATCTGTGTCGAGCCGCAGTCCGGGCCGCCGAACGGGCTGAACACCGCGCCCCGGCTGGTCACCCCGATCGACCCGCTGGAGATCACGACGACCTGGAGCTGGACGCGGCTCTGA
- the pyrE gene encoding orotate phosphoribosyltransferase, with translation MTDVRAELLQQIKDKAVVHGKVTLSSGLEADWYIDLRRITLDGKAAPLVGQAMLDATAELDYDCVGGLTLGADPVATSMLHASAARGQSLDAFVVRKAQKAHGMQRRIEGTDVKGRRCLVVEDTSTTGGSPLTAVEAVREAGGEVVAVAVIVERGAAPAIAEAGLPYVQVYSVADLGLA, from the coding sequence ATGACTGACGTACGCGCTGAGCTGCTCCAGCAGATCAAGGACAAGGCCGTGGTGCACGGCAAGGTGACCCTCTCCTCGGGTCTGGAAGCCGACTGGTACATCGACCTGCGCCGGATCACGCTGGACGGCAAGGCCGCGCCGCTGGTCGGCCAGGCCATGCTGGACGCCACCGCCGAGCTGGACTACGACTGCGTGGGCGGGCTGACGCTCGGCGCCGACCCGGTCGCCACCTCGATGCTGCACGCCTCCGCCGCGCGCGGGCAGAGCCTGGACGCGTTCGTCGTCCGCAAGGCGCAGAAGGCCCACGGGATGCAGCGCCGGATCGAGGGCACGGACGTGAAGGGCCGCCGCTGCCTGGTCGTCGAGGACACCTCCACCACCGGTGGTTCGCCGCTGACCGCCGTCGAGGCCGTACGGGAGGCGGGCGGCGAGGTCGTCGCCGTCGCCGTGATCGTCGAGCGCGGTGCCGCCCCGGCCATCGCGGAGGCCGGTCTGCCGTACGTCCAGGTCTACTCGGTGGCCGACCTCGGCCTGGCCTGA
- the fbaA gene encoding class II fructose-bisphosphate aldolase, whose protein sequence is MPIATPEAYAEMLDRAKAGKFAYPAINVTSTQTLHAALRGFAEAESDGIVQISTGGAEFLGGQYNKDMVTGAVALAEFAHIVAAKYDVTVALHTDHCPKDKLDGYVRPLLAVSAERVAKGLNPLFQSHMWDGSAETLADNLAIGQELLAQAAAAKIILEVEITPTGGEEDGVTHEINDELYTTVEDALRTAEALGLGEKGRYLLAASFGNVHGVYKPGNVVLRPELLKDLQAGVSEKYGKPAGSQPFDFVFHGGSGSTAEEIATALENGVVKMNLDTDTQYAFTRPVADHMFRNYDGVLKVDGEVGNKKTYDPRTWGKAAEAGMAVRVTEACANLRSTGTKLK, encoded by the coding sequence ATGCCCATCGCAACCCCCGAGGCTTACGCCGAGATGCTCGACCGGGCCAAGGCGGGCAAGTTCGCCTACCCGGCCATCAACGTCACCTCGACGCAGACCCTGCACGCGGCCCTGCGCGGCTTCGCGGAGGCAGAGAGCGACGGCATCGTCCAGATCTCCACGGGCGGTGCGGAGTTCCTGGGCGGCCAGTACAACAAGGACATGGTGACGGGCGCGGTCGCCCTGGCCGAGTTCGCGCACATCGTCGCCGCCAAGTACGACGTCACGGTCGCGCTCCACACCGACCACTGCCCCAAGGACAAGCTGGACGGTTACGTACGTCCGCTGCTCGCCGTCTCCGCCGAGCGCGTCGCCAAGGGCCTGAACCCGCTGTTCCAGTCCCACATGTGGGATGGCTCGGCCGAGACCCTCGCGGACAACCTGGCCATCGGCCAGGAGCTGCTGGCCCAGGCCGCCGCCGCCAAGATCATCCTTGAGGTCGAGATCACCCCGACCGGCGGCGAGGAGGACGGTGTCACGCACGAGATCAACGACGAGCTGTACACCACCGTCGAGGACGCGCTGCGCACCGCCGAGGCGCTCGGCCTGGGCGAGAAGGGCCGCTACCTGCTGGCCGCCTCCTTCGGCAACGTCCACGGCGTCTACAAGCCGGGCAACGTCGTGCTCCGCCCCGAGCTGCTGAAGGACCTCCAGGCGGGCGTCTCGGAGAAGTACGGCAAGCCGGCCGGCAGCCAGCCGTTCGACTTCGTCTTCCACGGCGGCTCCGGCTCCACTGCCGAGGAGATCGCCACCGCGCTGGAGAACGGCGTCGTGAAGATGAACCTCGACACCGACACCCAGTACGCCTTCACCCGCCCGGTCGCGGACCACATGTTCCGCAACTACGACGGTGTCCTGAAGGTCGACGGCGAGGTCGGCAACAAGAAGACCTACGACCCCCGCACCTGGGGCAAGGCCGCCGAGGCGGGCATGGCCGTGCGCGTCACCGAGGCGTGCGCGAACCTGCGCTCCACCGGCACGAAGCTGAAGTAG